The genomic region TCCGATGCCTGTGCCATGTTGACAGGTTCTCTTGGAATGCTCCCATCTGCAAGCATCGGTGGAAAAATCGGTCTTTACGAACCAATCCACGGTTCTGCTCCCGACATTGCAGGTCAGAACATAGCAAACCCAATTGCAACAATAAACTCTGCTGGAATGATGTTTACATACTCGTTCGACATGGCTGAAGCTGAAGAAGCCATAGACAGAGCAGTAAGAACCGTACTCGCAAAAGGATACAGGACAAAAGACATAATGTCCGACGGATGCAAAGAGGTAACAACTGAAGAGATGGGAGACCTTATTGCAGAAGAAATCAGAAACAACTGACCATACCGGGGCAGGAGTTTTCCTGCCCCTTCAATGTTCTTTAATCTATAAATTTCTCAATAACAGGAGAAATCAAAACATAATTTCCTGAAAGAATTAACTAACCAATTGATAAGACAACCCCCATAAGCGATAAATATAGAAAATTTAATGTTAAAATTATTAGCGATTTCAGAAAAAAGCGAGCGTTTGACTACCAGAAAAAGAGATTTTAAAATAAGCGTGAAATTACGAGGCAATGGAGAATAAGGTGACTTTTCAGGAACTGATATTTAAGCTGGAAACTTACTGGTCTGAAAAAGGGTGTGTCATTGGAAAAAGCTACGACGTTGAGCAGGGTGCAGGAACAATGCACCCTTTTACATTTTTAAAGGTACTTGACTCAAAGCCCTGGAACGTGGCTTATGTCCAGGCATGCAGAAGGCCTGCCGATGGAAGGTATGGTGATAATCCCAACAGGCTTCAGAGATACTTCCAGTTTCAGGTAATCCTTAAACCTTCTCCTGAAAATGCACAGGAACTTTATCTTGGAAGCTTAGAGGCCCTCGGCATCAGCCCTTACAAACATGACATAAGATTCGTTGAAGACGACTGGGAATCACCTACATTAGGCGCATGGGGGCTCGGCTGGGAAGTCTGGCTTGATGGAATGGAGATAACACAGTTCACCTACTTTCAGCAGGCAGGTGGAATAACTCTCAATCCAGTATCTGTGGAAATAACATACGGACTTGAAAGAATTGCAATGTACATTCAAAATGTTGACAGCGTTTACGACATTATCTGGACAAACGGCGTAAAGTATGGTGATCTTTACAAAGAAGCTGAATATCAATGGTCTGTCTATAATTTTGAAGAAGCAGATGTTGAAATGCTGTTCAAACTCTTTTCAATGTACGAAGTAGAGTCTAAACGACTTATAGAGAAAGGCCTGGTGCTTCCAGCTTACGATTACTGCCTAAAATGTTCTCATGTATTCAATGTGCTTGACGCAAGAGGTGCAATATCTGTGGCAGAAAGAGCATCTTACATCGGAAGAGTCAGAAAACTTGCAAATTTGTGTGCGAAAGAATACTTAAAAAAAGAGAAAGAGGTAACAGCAAGTGAAGGCTGAAAATTTTATACTTGAGATCGGAACAGAAGAACTTCCAGCATCCTTTATAGAACCGGCACTCCAGAGCATAAAAGATCAATTTAAAAAATTACTATATGATTTCCGGCTGACGGCAGAAACAGTTGAAACGTTTGGAACACCAAGGAGATTAATACTTATTGCCACTGGAATTCCTGTAAAAGAATCTGACAGAGAAGAAATAATTACGGGCCCCTCCTGGAAAGCTGCCTTTGATGAAAATGGAAATCCAACAAAAGCAGCCGAAGGATTTGCCCGTTCAAAAGGTGTTTCCGTTAATGATCTCATAAAAATAGAAACGGAAAGGGGCGTTTACGCTGGAATAAAAAGAACGGTAAAGGGAAGAAAGACTAAAGACATCTTGTCTGAAAAAGTTCCTGAACTTATAAAAAGCATCCCTTTCAAAAAGAGCATGCGCTGGGGAAGTG from Desulfurobacterium sp. TC5-1 harbors:
- a CDS encoding glycine--tRNA ligase subunit alpha, whose protein sequence is MTFQELIFKLETYWSEKGCVIGKSYDVEQGAGTMHPFTFLKVLDSKPWNVAYVQACRRPADGRYGDNPNRLQRYFQFQVILKPSPENAQELYLGSLEALGISPYKHDIRFVEDDWESPTLGAWGLGWEVWLDGMEITQFTYFQQAGGITLNPVSVEITYGLERIAMYIQNVDSVYDIIWTNGVKYGDLYKEAEYQWSVYNFEEADVEMLFKLFSMYEVESKRLIEKGLVLPAYDYCLKCSHVFNVLDARGAISVAERASYIGRVRKLANLCAKEYLKKEKEVTASEG